Proteins encoded within one genomic window of Mya arenaria isolate MELC-2E11 chromosome 13, ASM2691426v1:
- the LOC128214031 gene encoding neurogenic locus notch homolog protein 1-like: MSDMEYNNHSLDKATCFDYVVTVKQMDETFVQLNKHSRCLIISGVFILIGVIIFAVVVVPKFGHGQQNDRDDSPRTLPPAQHEYMVWKIKRSLEAPANSPITNVDHEASGCPESYCKRCSANVPDSLEGDENNYAMTCPNIDCHDSLLYDELLEKFGKTTSCGRVNCCMLKWSRPKDYCKNGGSLKCFNGKEPICVCLKGWTGDTCETPRETQVNCSCYNKELIHDQTLSGQRFMPKCLSSNKTSTWEKCHMNKDKFNCICERTENNEEARNLTLPSCDVTADPPTSANVDHEASGCSESYCKRCSANVPDPLEGDENNNAMTCPNIYCHDSLLYDELLEKFGKTTSCGRVNCCMLKWSRPKDYCKNGGSLKCFNGKEPICACLKGWTGDTCETPRETQVNCSCYNKELIHDQTLSGQRSLPECLSSNKTSTWEKCHMNKDKFNCICERTENNEEARNLTLPSCDVTADPPTSANVDHEASGCSESYCKRCSANVPDPLEGDENNNAMTCPNIYCHDSLLYDELLEKFGKTTSCGRVNCCMLKWSRPEGYCKNGGSLKCFNGKEPICVCLKGTSWTGDTCETPRETQVNCSCYNKELIHDQTLSGQRSLPECLSSSKSSPWEKCHMNKDKFNCICERTENNEEARNLTLPSCDDVTADPRTSAAEHILSGHLTTVLVFVLTVCIRNTDLERSQEIY; this comes from the exons CATTCAAGGTGCCTTATCATTAGTGGGGTCTTTATACTAATTGGTGTTATAATATTTGCCGTCGTCGTTGTGCCCAAATTTGGACATGGACAACAAAATGACCGAGATGATTCACCAAGGACTCTGCCTCCTGCGCAACACGAGTATATGGTGTGGAAGATCAAACGAAGCCTCGAGGCGCCTGCAAACAGTCCAATAA cTAACGTGGACCACGAGGCCAGCGGTTGTCCAGAATCGTATTGTAAGCGATGTTCCGCTAACGTTCCTGATTCTCTGGAAGGGGATGAGAATAATTATG CAATGACATGCCCAAACATCGACTGTCACGACTCCCTTCTGTACGATGAATTGCTTGAGAAATTCGGAAAAACGACAAGCTGTGGCCGAGTGAATT GCTGCATGTTAAAATGGTCCCGACCCAAAGACTACTGTAAAAACGGTGGTAGTCTCAAGTGCTTCAACGGTAAAGAACCCATATGCGTGTGTCTAAAAGGCTGGACAGGTGACACTTGTGAAACGCCGAGAGAGACACAG GTTAACTGTAGCTGCTACAACAAAGAGTTGATTCATGATCAAACACTCAGTGGGCAACGGTTTATGCCGAAGTGTTTGAGTTCCaacaaaacaagcacatgggAAAAGTGTCATATGAATAAAGATAAATTCAACTGCATCTGTGAAAGAACAG aAAATAATGAGGAAGCACGCAACCTTACACTACCAAGTTGTGACGTCACAGCTGATCCTCCTACCAGTG cTAACGTGGACCACGAGGCCAGCGGTTGTTCAGAATCGTATTGTAAGCGATGTTCCGCTAACGTTCCTGATCCTCTGGAAGGGGATGAGAATAATAATG CAATGACATGCCCAAACATCTACTGTCACGACTCCCTTCTGTACGATGAATTGCTTGAGAAATTCGGAAAAACGACAAGCTGTGGCCGAGTGAATT GCTGCATGTTAAAATGGTCCCGACCCAAAGACTACTGTAAAAACGGTGGTAGTCTCAAGTGCTTCAACGGTAAAGAACCCATATGCGCGTGTCTAAAAGGCTGGACAGGTGACACTTGTGAAACGCCGAGAGAGACACAG GTTAACTGTAGCTGCTACAACAAAGAGTTGATTCATGATCAAACACTCAGTGGGCAACGGTCTTTGCCGGAGTGTTTGAGTTCCaacaaaacaagcacatgggAAAAGTGTCATATGAATAAAGATAAATTCAACTGCATCTGTGAAAGAACAG aAAATAATGAGGAAGCACGCAACCTTACACTACCAAGTTGTGACGTCACAGCTGATCCTCCTACCAGTG cTAACGTGGACCACGAGGCCAGCGGTTGTTCAGAATCGTATTGTAAGCGATGTTCCGCTAACGTTCCTGATCCTCTGGAAGGGGATGAGAATAATAATG CAATGACATGCCCAAACATCTACTGTCACGACTCCCTTCTGTACGATGAATTGCTTGAGAAATTCGGAAAAACGACAAGCTGTGGCCGAGTGAATT GCTGCATGTTAAAATGGTCCCGACCCGAAGGCTACTGTAAAAACGGTGGTAGTCTCAAGTGCTTCAACGGTAAAGAACCCATATGCGTGTGTCTAAAAGGGACAAGCTGGACAGGTGACACTTGTGAAACGCCGAGAGAGACACAG GTTAACTGTAGCTGCTACAACAAAGAGTTGATTCATGATCAAACACTCAGTGGGCAACGGTCTTTGCCGGAGTGTTTGAGTTCCTCCAAATCAAGCCCATGGGAAAAGTGTCATATGAATAAAGATAAATTCAACTGCATCTGTGAAAGAACAG aAAATAATGAGGAAGCACGCAACCTTACACTACCAAGTTGTGACGACGTCACAGCTGATCCTCGTACCAGTG cgGCAGAGCACATTTTGTCTGGACATTTAACAACAgtacttgtgtttgttttgacGGTTTGCATCCGAAACACAGATTTAGAGCGTTCGCAAGAGATATATTGA